The Manihot esculenta cultivar AM560-2 chromosome 11, M.esculenta_v8, whole genome shotgun sequence genome includes a region encoding these proteins:
- the LOC110625997 gene encoding 60S ribosomal protein L37-3 has protein sequence MGKGTGSFGKRRNKTHTLCVRCGRRSFHLQKSRCAACAFPAARKRKYNWSVKAIRRKTTGTGRMRYLRHVPRRFKSGFREGTQAAPRKKGAATSA, from the exons ATG GGTAAGGGAACTGGGAGTTTTGGTAAGAGAAGGAACAAGACCCACACCCTCTGCGTGAGGTGTGGCCGACGCAGCTTCCACCTCCAGAAGAGCCGTTGTGCGGCCTGTGCTTTTCCTGCCGCCCGCAAGAGAAAAT ACAACTGGAGTGTGAAGGCTATCCGAAGAAAGACAACTGGAACTGGAAGAATGAGGTATCTCCGCCATGTACCTCGCAGGTTCAAGAGTGGTTTCAGAGAAG GCACTCAAGCAGCACCTAGGAAGAAGGGAGCAGCAACCTCTGCTTAA
- the LOC110626464 gene encoding ATP-dependent DNA helicase DDX11 isoform X1: MSMKEMENEENEPKFPGFPYKPYLIQMDFMKALYRSLDKGGVSMLESPTGTGKTLSIICSSLQWVYDQRQKQKDRAKAESDRNQSDHGEIGSDDEPDWMRNFVANTEVRKQEKKVKKKFGLGKSCERKNQDPEVIPRVLEEEDCHLKKDGVDLNDEEFLLDEYESDDEVSIGSGKSKRKVGGCLASSSSDEEGENDASDEEEEKDLKIYFCSRTHSQLSQFIKELRKTRFTNEITVVCLGSRKNFCINEDVLKLGNVTRINERCLELQKSRKNVVSKIKNIGANGRTRRTKASSGCPMLRKHKLQRQYRDEVSQLGALDIEDLVQLGRGMGTCPYYGSRSLVPVADLVVLPYQSLLSKSSREFLGLNLKKSIVIIDEAHNLADSLISMHDAKITLSELDHVHSLIEKYLARFYNLLGPGNRRYIQTLMVVTRALRQTLCSEMDLSRGNTFQVEEKAAEVKPVLDISMAINDFLFSLNIDNINLVKLLQYIKESNFIHKVSNYGEKVTSLQKDPVLNGSGACGEERSSLSSFRALVDMLVSLTNTDGDGRIIISKSRSACSGRQGGFLKYVMLTGEKIFSEIVNQAHAIILAGGTLQPVEETRERLFPWLPQSQLHFFSCSHIVPPESILPIAVSRGPCGQLFDFSYSSRSSLKMIEELGLLLCNLVAVVPEGIVVFFSSFEYEGKVYDAWKTSGILERIMKRKRIFREPRRNPDVERVLKEYKETIDGLSTHAKDVAPHNGAILLAVVGGKISEGINFSDGMGRCIVMVGVPYPSPSDVELIERVKYIESLGEPNPVETRKTSVSDEYFNGDVQAAFSILRSCKRRGQEYYENLCMKAVNQSIGRAIRHIKDYAAILLVDTRYASDSSRRSFSHQTNKLPQWIKDRLVPSTNNYGEVHRLLHQFFKFNKKRELQ, encoded by the exons ATGTCGATGAAAGAGATGGAAAACGAAGAAAATGAGCCAAAATTTCCAGGATTTCCATACAAGCCCTACTTGATCCAGATGGATTTCATGAAGGCACTTTATCGATCTTTGGATAAAGGTGGCGTTTCCATGCTTGAAAGCCCTACAG GGACTGGGAAAACTCTGAGTATCATATGCAGTTCTTTGCAATGGGTTTATGATCAGAGGCAAAAGCAGAAGGACAGAGCAAAAGCTGAATCTGATAGGAATCAAAGTGATCATGGTGAAATTGGCTCAGATGATGAACCTGATTGGATGAGAAACTTTGTTGCTAACACAGAAGTCCGAAAACAGGAGAAGAAGGTCAAGAAGAAATTTGGGTTAGGAAAATCATGCGAGAGAAAGAATCAGGATCCAGAAGTTATTCCGCGTGTATTGGAAGAGGAGGATTGTCATTTGAAAAAAGATGGGGTGGATTTGAATGATGAGGAGTTTTTGTTGGATGAATATGAAAGTGATGATGAAGTTAGTATTGGCAGTGGGAAATCAAAGAGGAAGGTTGGAGGGTGTTTAGCTAGTTCGTCGAGTGATGAGGAAGGGGAAAATGATGCGTCTgatgaggaggaggaaaagGATTTGAAGATTTATTTTTGCAGTCGGACGCATTCGCAGCTCTCCCAGTTCATTAAGGAGTTGAGAAAGACGAGATTTACCAATGAAATAACAGTTGTTTGTTTGGGATCTAGGAAGAATTTCTGCATTAATGAAG ATGTTCTAAAACTTGGAAATGTCACTCGCATTAATGAACGATGCTTGGAGCTTCAAAAGAGCAGAAAAAATGTAGTCTCCAAAATTAAG AATATAGGTGCAAATGGAAGAACACGTCGAACTAAGGCTTCTTCTGGATGCCCAATGCTTAGAAAACATAAGCTGCAGAGGCAATATAGAGATGAGGTTTCTCAGCTAGGAGCACTGGACATTGAAGATCTTGTTCAACTTGGAAGAGGCATGGGAACTTGTCCATATTATGGCTCCCGAAGTTTGGTCCCGGTAGCTGATCTTGTGGTTCTCCCATATCAATCTCTTCTATCAAAATCATCACGTGAATTTCTTGGACTGAACTTGAAGAAAAGCATTGTTATAATAGACGAGGCACATAATCTCGCTGACTCCTTGATTAGCATGCATGATGCAAAAATTACACTTTCAGAG tTGGATCATGTGCATTCACTCATAGAAAAGTACCTTGCAAGATTTTACAATCTCTTGGGACCTGGCAATCGAAGATATATCCAAACTCTGATGGTTGTTACTCGAGCTTTACGCCAGACTCTATGTAGTGAAATGGATTTGAGCCGTGGAAATACTTTCCAAGTTGAAGAAAAAGCAGCTGAAGTGAAGCCTGTCCTTGATATTTCTATGGCCATTAATGATTTTCTATTTTCCCTCAATATAGACAACATTAATTTGGTCAAATTGCTCCAGTATATAAAAGAAAGCAACTTTATCCACAAG GTAAGTAATTATGGAGAAAAAGTGACTAGCTTGCAGAAAGACCCAGTTCTGAATGGTAGTGGAGCATGTGGTGAGGAGCGGAGCTCTCTGTCTAGTTTCCGGGCCTTAGTTGATATGTTGGTATCACTAACCAATACTGATGGTGATGGACGCATAATAATATCAAAATCAAGGTCAGCATGCTCTGGAAGACAAGGAGGATTCCTCAAGTACGTTATGCTCACTGGGGAGAAGATTTTTTCAGAG ATTGTGAATCAAGCACATGCAATTATACTGGCAGGAGGAACCCTTCAACCTGTAGAAGAGACAAGGGAGAGACTCTTCCCTTGGTTACCACAAAGTCAGCTTCATTTCTTTTCATGTAGTCATATTGTCCCTCCTGAGAGTATTTTGCCGATTGCAGTTTCCCGTGGACCTTGTGGTCAATTGTTTGATTTCAGCTACAGCTCTAGAAGCTCACTAAAGATG ATAGAGGAGCTAGGTCTTTTGCTTTGCAATCTAGTGGCTGTTGTTCCTGAAGGAATTGTTGTGTTCTTCTCCTCATTTGAATATGAAGGAAAGGTCTATGATGCATGGAAGACATCAGGCATTCTTGAAAGGATTATGAAAAGAAAGCGCATCTTCAGAGAGCCTAGAAGAAATCCTGATGTGGAACGCGTTCTCAAGGAATACAAGGAAACAATTGATGGATTATCTACTCACGCAAAAGATGTAGCACCTCACAATGGTGCAATACTCCTAGCTGTAGTTGGTGGAAAGATATCGGAAGGCATTAACTTCAGTGATGGGATGGGTCGATGCATAGTTATGGTTGGAGTGCCTTACCCAAGCCCATCTGACGTTGAGTTGATAGAGAGGGTCAAGTATATCGAAAGTTTGGGAGAACCAAATCCTGTGGAAACCCGCAAAACTTCAGTCAGTGATGAATATTTCAATGGGGATGTTCAGGCTGCATTCAGCATCCTAAGGAGTTGCAAGCGAAGAGGACAAGAATATTATGAAAATCTCTGCATGAAAGCTGTAAATCAATCAATTG GTAGAGCAATACGGCACATAAAGGATTATGCAGCAATTTTGTTGGTTGACACGCGTTATGCATCTGATTCCTCAAGAAGAAGCTTCTCTCATCAAACGAACAAGCTTCCACAGTGGATTAAAGATCGTCTTGTTCCCTCAACCAATAACTATGGTGAAGTCCACAGGCTACTGCATCAGTTTTTTAAATTCAACAAGAAGAGAGAATTACAATAA
- the LOC110626464 gene encoding ATP-dependent DNA helicase DDX11 isoform X2, whose translation MRNFVANTEVRKQEKKVKKKFGLGKSCERKNQDPEVIPRVLEEEDCHLKKDGVDLNDEEFLLDEYESDDEVSIGSGKSKRKVGGCLASSSSDEEGENDASDEEEEKDLKIYFCSRTHSQLSQFIKELRKTRFTNEITVVCLGSRKNFCINEDVLKLGNVTRINERCLELQKSRKNVVSKIKNIGANGRTRRTKASSGCPMLRKHKLQRQYRDEVSQLGALDIEDLVQLGRGMGTCPYYGSRSLVPVADLVVLPYQSLLSKSSREFLGLNLKKSIVIIDEAHNLADSLISMHDAKITLSELDHVHSLIEKYLARFYNLLGPGNRRYIQTLMVVTRALRQTLCSEMDLSRGNTFQVEEKAAEVKPVLDISMAINDFLFSLNIDNINLVKLLQYIKESNFIHKVSNYGEKVTSLQKDPVLNGSGACGEERSSLSSFRALVDMLVSLTNTDGDGRIIISKSRSACSGRQGGFLKYVMLTGEKIFSEIVNQAHAIILAGGTLQPVEETRERLFPWLPQSQLHFFSCSHIVPPESILPIAVSRGPCGQLFDFSYSSRSSLKMIEELGLLLCNLVAVVPEGIVVFFSSFEYEGKVYDAWKTSGILERIMKRKRIFREPRRNPDVERVLKEYKETIDGLSTHAKDVAPHNGAILLAVVGGKISEGINFSDGMGRCIVMVGVPYPSPSDVELIERVKYIESLGEPNPVETRKTSVSDEYFNGDVQAAFSILRSCKRRGQEYYENLCMKAVNQSIGRAIRHIKDYAAILLVDTRYASDSSRRSFSHQTNKLPQWIKDRLVPSTNNYGEVHRLLHQFFKFNKKRELQ comes from the exons ATGAGAAACTTTGTTGCTAACACAGAAGTCCGAAAACAGGAGAAGAAGGTCAAGAAGAAATTTGGGTTAGGAAAATCATGCGAGAGAAAGAATCAGGATCCAGAAGTTATTCCGCGTGTATTGGAAGAGGAGGATTGTCATTTGAAAAAAGATGGGGTGGATTTGAATGATGAGGAGTTTTTGTTGGATGAATATGAAAGTGATGATGAAGTTAGTATTGGCAGTGGGAAATCAAAGAGGAAGGTTGGAGGGTGTTTAGCTAGTTCGTCGAGTGATGAGGAAGGGGAAAATGATGCGTCTgatgaggaggaggaaaagGATTTGAAGATTTATTTTTGCAGTCGGACGCATTCGCAGCTCTCCCAGTTCATTAAGGAGTTGAGAAAGACGAGATTTACCAATGAAATAACAGTTGTTTGTTTGGGATCTAGGAAGAATTTCTGCATTAATGAAG ATGTTCTAAAACTTGGAAATGTCACTCGCATTAATGAACGATGCTTGGAGCTTCAAAAGAGCAGAAAAAATGTAGTCTCCAAAATTAAG AATATAGGTGCAAATGGAAGAACACGTCGAACTAAGGCTTCTTCTGGATGCCCAATGCTTAGAAAACATAAGCTGCAGAGGCAATATAGAGATGAGGTTTCTCAGCTAGGAGCACTGGACATTGAAGATCTTGTTCAACTTGGAAGAGGCATGGGAACTTGTCCATATTATGGCTCCCGAAGTTTGGTCCCGGTAGCTGATCTTGTGGTTCTCCCATATCAATCTCTTCTATCAAAATCATCACGTGAATTTCTTGGACTGAACTTGAAGAAAAGCATTGTTATAATAGACGAGGCACATAATCTCGCTGACTCCTTGATTAGCATGCATGATGCAAAAATTACACTTTCAGAG tTGGATCATGTGCATTCACTCATAGAAAAGTACCTTGCAAGATTTTACAATCTCTTGGGACCTGGCAATCGAAGATATATCCAAACTCTGATGGTTGTTACTCGAGCTTTACGCCAGACTCTATGTAGTGAAATGGATTTGAGCCGTGGAAATACTTTCCAAGTTGAAGAAAAAGCAGCTGAAGTGAAGCCTGTCCTTGATATTTCTATGGCCATTAATGATTTTCTATTTTCCCTCAATATAGACAACATTAATTTGGTCAAATTGCTCCAGTATATAAAAGAAAGCAACTTTATCCACAAG GTAAGTAATTATGGAGAAAAAGTGACTAGCTTGCAGAAAGACCCAGTTCTGAATGGTAGTGGAGCATGTGGTGAGGAGCGGAGCTCTCTGTCTAGTTTCCGGGCCTTAGTTGATATGTTGGTATCACTAACCAATACTGATGGTGATGGACGCATAATAATATCAAAATCAAGGTCAGCATGCTCTGGAAGACAAGGAGGATTCCTCAAGTACGTTATGCTCACTGGGGAGAAGATTTTTTCAGAG ATTGTGAATCAAGCACATGCAATTATACTGGCAGGAGGAACCCTTCAACCTGTAGAAGAGACAAGGGAGAGACTCTTCCCTTGGTTACCACAAAGTCAGCTTCATTTCTTTTCATGTAGTCATATTGTCCCTCCTGAGAGTATTTTGCCGATTGCAGTTTCCCGTGGACCTTGTGGTCAATTGTTTGATTTCAGCTACAGCTCTAGAAGCTCACTAAAGATG ATAGAGGAGCTAGGTCTTTTGCTTTGCAATCTAGTGGCTGTTGTTCCTGAAGGAATTGTTGTGTTCTTCTCCTCATTTGAATATGAAGGAAAGGTCTATGATGCATGGAAGACATCAGGCATTCTTGAAAGGATTATGAAAAGAAAGCGCATCTTCAGAGAGCCTAGAAGAAATCCTGATGTGGAACGCGTTCTCAAGGAATACAAGGAAACAATTGATGGATTATCTACTCACGCAAAAGATGTAGCACCTCACAATGGTGCAATACTCCTAGCTGTAGTTGGTGGAAAGATATCGGAAGGCATTAACTTCAGTGATGGGATGGGTCGATGCATAGTTATGGTTGGAGTGCCTTACCCAAGCCCATCTGACGTTGAGTTGATAGAGAGGGTCAAGTATATCGAAAGTTTGGGAGAACCAAATCCTGTGGAAACCCGCAAAACTTCAGTCAGTGATGAATATTTCAATGGGGATGTTCAGGCTGCATTCAGCATCCTAAGGAGTTGCAAGCGAAGAGGACAAGAATATTATGAAAATCTCTGCATGAAAGCTGTAAATCAATCAATTG GTAGAGCAATACGGCACATAAAGGATTATGCAGCAATTTTGTTGGTTGACACGCGTTATGCATCTGATTCCTCAAGAAGAAGCTTCTCTCATCAAACGAACAAGCTTCCACAGTGGATTAAAGATCGTCTTGTTCCCTCAACCAATAACTATGGTGAAGTCCACAGGCTACTGCATCAGTTTTTTAAATTCAACAAGAAGAGAGAATTACAATAA
- the LOC110626467 gene encoding uncharacterized protein LOC110626467: MQLRESIQKTKKFFHKALQNFRSLFFGGYQKLPKPFSCATTSIMNHQNDQCYADSCNEWCCDLEKATKRKKNGMSLSKELAREEDGCNESSLKLPSSPLKKKEDGIKEEKSKKHSNSRREEKCMDKDEGGYVLAKKMKELEMMDRSDMEHMLDVEEALHYYSRLRSPVYVGIVDKFFTDMYKEFSVPQRSASINSSRGRLGSIRL, translated from the coding sequence ATGCAGCTAAGAGAATCAATTCAGAAGACCAAGAAGTTCTTCCACAAGGCTCTCCAAAATTTCAGGTCCCTCTTCTTTGGAGGGTATCAAAAGCTTCCCAAGCCCTTCTCATGTGCCACCACCAGCATAATGAATCACCAGAATGATCAATGCTATGCTGACTCTTGCAATGAGTGGTGTTGTGATCTAGAAAAAGcaacaaagagaaagaagaatggTATGTCATTATCAAAAGAATTGGCAAGAGAAGAAGATGGATGTAATGAAAGTTCCTTAAAGCTTCCAAGTAGTCCtctgaagaagaaagaagatggaATAAAGGAAGAGAAGAGCAAGAAGCATTCCAATTcgagaagagaagaaaaatgcATGGATAAGGATGAAGGAGGTTATGTACTAGCAAAAAAGATGAAGGAATTGGAAATGATGGATCGGAGCGATATGGAACATATGTTGGATGTAGAAGAGGCTCTTCACTATTATTCTCGTCTTAGAAGTCCAGTATATGTTGGCATTGTTGACAAGTTCTTCACTGATATGTACAAAGAATTCTCTGTTCCACAGAGGTCTGCCAGCATCAACAGTTCAAGGGGAAGACTCGGTTCAATTAGGCTATAG
- the LOC110626713 gene encoding putative Peroxidase 48, which yields MRKFSLLIFVLCILISLKNQNAETKKGSSSISAYWSSSSWDLYPSMFLSIEDEEEGLPQRSLEYDFYRTSCPQAENIIREVIREIYKVRSSVAPEILRLAFHDCFIEGCDASVLLDSAEDLKSEKDSAPNESLKGFDTIDIIKSQVEEVCPGVVSCADIVVLAAREGVVQAGGPFYPLLTGRRDSFRSFPDIATYELPSPLADLSETLASFSSRGFDERETVTLLGAHSIGTIHCKFFESRLYNFGGTNKPDPSMDPQFLNQMRSRCNNSDAPGSPAASPSSDAPEPSSLVPPASFDSPESSSTASSPSYDGSPSPSSEKPGRMGAMSSVAAPSIFPQRSLSFSPSSSRKSTVSYEGSLQSSMEDPGVPMTYEGPGIDFGSVYYHRLLQGRGILYADQQLMSGEETRIWVKAYASDVTLFRRDFAQAMIKLSDLHVLTGSAGQVRFNCSRVA from the exons ATGAGGAAATTCAGTCTTCTCATTTTCGTTCTCTGTATTTTGATTTCTCTCAAGAACCAAAATGCAGAGACCAAGAAAGGCTCATCATCAATCTCCGCATATTGGTCTTCTTCATCCTGGGATTTGTATCCTTCTATGTTCTTGTCTATTGAGGACGAAGAAGAAGGCCTTCCTCAACGGTCACTGGAGTATGATTTTTATCGTACTTCCTGCCCACAAGCTGAGAATATCATTCGAGAGGTGATTCGGGAAATTTACAAGGTCCGGTCCAGTGTGGCTCCAGAAATCTTGAGGCTTGCTTTCCATGATTGTTTCATTGAG ggGTGTGATGCTTCTGTTCTATTAGATTCTGCTGAAGACTTGAAATCTGAAAAAGATTCTGCCCCCAATGAAAGCCTTAAGGGATTTGATACAATTGACATAATCAAATCACAGGTTGAAGAAGTATGCCCTGGTGTTGTTTCTTGTGCTGATATTGTTGTTTTAGCAGCTAGAGAAGGTGTTGTTCAG GCAGGTGGTCCATTCTATCCACTACTAACTGGCAGAAGAGACAGTTTCCGCTCTTTCCCAGATATAGCAACTTATGAGCTTCCTTCACCCCTAGCTGATCTATCTGAAACCCTGGCATCATTTTCATCTAGGGGTTTTGATGAAAGAGAAACAGTCACTCTCTTAG GTGCTCATAGCATTGGAACAATCCACTGCAAATTCTTTGAAAGCCGTCTCTACAACTTCGGTGGGACCAATAAGCCAGATCCCTCTATGGATCCTCAATTTCTTAACCAGATGAGATCAAGATGCAACAATagcgatgcaccagggtctcCAGCTGCATCACCTTCCTCTGATGCCCCCGAGCCATCTTCATTGGTACCACCAGCTTCCTTTGACAGCCCAGAGTCATCATCAACAGCATCATCCCCTTCCTATGATGGATCACCATCTCCATCTTCTGAAAAACCAGGAAGGATGGGTGCAATGTCATCAGTAGCAGCACCATCAATTTTTCCCCAACGCTCATTGTCCTTCTCACCATCATCATCTAGGAAATCAACAGTTTCATATGAAGGTTCACTGCAGTCCTCAATGGAGGATCCAGGAGTCCCTATGACCTATGAGGGACCTGGAATAGATTTTGGCTCAGTGTACTACCACAGACTTCTGCAAGGCAGAGGAATCCTCTATGCTGATCAGCAACTAATGTCTGGGGAAGAAACTAGGATCTGGGTTAAAGCATATGCTTCAGATGTCACCTTGTTCCGCCGAGACTTTGCCCAGGCAATGATAAAGCTCTCAGATCTCCATGTCCTCACAGGTTCAGCAGGTCAGGTCCGGTTCAATTGTTCAAGGGTGGCATGA
- the LOC110626468 gene encoding uncharacterized protein LOC110626468 yields MNHQNDQCYADFCNEWCCDLEKATKRKKNGMSLSKELAREEDGCNESSLKLPSSPLKKKEDGIKEEKSMKHSNSRREEKCIDKKDEGGYVLAKMMKELEMMDRSDMEHMWDVEEALHYYSRLRSPAYVDIVDKFFTDM; encoded by the coding sequence ATGAATCACCAGAATGATCAATGCTATGCTGACTTTTGCAATGAGTGGTGTTGTGATCTAGAAAAAGCAacgaagaggaagaagaatggTATGTCATTATCAAAAGAATTGGCAAGAGAAGAAGATGGATGTAATGAAAGTTCCTTAAAGCTTCCAAGTAGTCCtctgaagaagaaagaagatggaATAAAGGAAGAGAAGAGCATGAAGCATTCCAATtcaagaagagaagaaaaatgcATAGATAAGAAGGATGAAGGAGGTTATGTACTAGCAAAAATGATGAAGGAATTGGAAATGATGGATCGGAGCGATATGGAACATATGTGGGATGTAGAAGAGGCTCTTCACTATTATTCTCGTCTTAGAAGTCCAGCATATGTTGACATTGTTGACAAGTTCTTCACTGATATGTAG
- the LOC110626465 gene encoding putative Peroxidase 48, whose protein sequence is MLNSIFEAENMRKFSLLIFVLCILISLKNQNAETKKGSSSISAYWSSSSWDLYPSMFLSIEDEEEGLPQRSLEYDFYRTSCPQAENIIREVIREIYKVRSSVAPELLRLAFHDCFIEGCDASVLLDAAEDLKSEKDSAPNESLKGFDIIDIIKSQVEEVCPGVVSCADIVVLAAREGVVQAGGPFYPLLTGRRDSFRTFPDIATYELPSPLADLSETLASFSSRGFDERETVTLLGAHSIGTIHCKFFESRLYNFGGTNKPDPSMDPQFLNQMRSRCNNSDAPGSPAASPSSDAPEPSSLVPPASFDSPESSSTASSPSYDGSPSPSSEKPGRMGAMSSVAAPSIFPQRSLSFSPSSSRKSTVSYEGSLQSSMEDPGVPMTYEGPGIDFGSVYYHRLLQGRGILYADQQLMSGEETRIWVKAYASDVTLFRRDFAQAMIKLSDLHVLTGSAGQVRFNCSRVA, encoded by the exons ATGTTGAATTCAATCTTTGAAGCAGAAAACATGAGGAAATTCAGTCTTCTCATTTTCGTTCTCTGTATTTTGATTTCTCTCAAGAACCAAAATGCAGAGACCAAGAAAGGCTCATCATCAATCTCCGCATATTGGTCTTCTTCATCCTGGGATTTGTATCCTTCTATGTTCTTGTCTATTGAGGACGAAGAAGAAGGCCTTCCTCAACGGTCACTGGAGTATGATTTTTATCGTACTTCCTGCCCACAAGCTGAGAATATCATTCGAGAGGTGATTCGGGAAATTTACAAGGTCCGGTCCAGTGTGGCTCCAGAACTCTTGAGGCTTGCTTTCCATGATTGTTTCATTGAG GGGTGCGATGCTTCTGTTCTATTAGATGCTGCTGAAGACTTGAAATCTGAAAAAGATTCTGCCCCCAATGAAAGCCTTAAGGGATTTGATATAATTGACATAATCAAGTCACAGGTTGAAGAAGTATGCCCTGGTGTTGTTTCTTGTGCTGATATTGTTGTTTTAGCAGCTAGAGAAGGTGTTGTTCAG GCAGGTGGTCCATTCTATCCACTACTAACTGGCAGAAGAGACAGTTTCCGCACTTTCCCAGATATAGCAACTTATGAGCTTCCTTCACCCCTAGCTGATCTATCTGAAACCCTGGCATCATTTTCATCTAGGGGTTTTGATGAAAGAGAAACAGTCACTCTCTTAG GTGCTCATAGCATTGGAACAATCCACTGCAAATTCTTTGAAAGCCGTCTCTACAACTTCGGTGGGACCAATAAGCCAGATCCCTCTATGGATCCTCAATTTCTTAACCAGATGAGATCAAGATGCAACAATagcgatgcaccagggtctcCAGCTGCATCACCTTCCTCTGATGCCCCCGAGCCATCTTCATTGGTACCACCAGCTTCCTTTGACAGCCCAGAGTCATCATCAACAGCATCATCCCCTTCCTATGATGGATCACCATCTCCATCTTCTGAAAAACCAGGAAGGATGGGTGCAATGTCATCAGTAGCAGCACCATCAATTTTTCCCCAACGCTCATTGTCCTTCTCACCATCATCATCTAGGAAATCAACAGTTTCATATGAAGGTTCACTGCAGTCCTCAATGGAGGATCCAGGAGTCCCTATGACCTATGAGGGACCTGGAATAGATTTTGGCTCAGTGTACTACCACAGACTTCTGCAAGGCAGAGGAATCCTCTATGCTGATCAGCAACTAATGTCTGGGGAAGAAACTAGGATCTGGGTTAAAGCATATGCTTCAGATGTCACCTTGTTCCGCCGAGACTTTGCCCAGGCAATGATAAAGCTCTCAGATCTCCATGTCCTCACAGGTTCAGCAGGTCAGGTCCGGTTCAATTGTTCAAGGGTGGCATGA